In the genome of Candidatus Electrothrix rattekaaiensis, the window GGACGGCGTGCTTTCCGAGAAAATCCTCGGTCCGAATATCGTTCACGGCGAGAGCCTGCAATTGCTGGTGCCGGGCGGTTGGTGGAAGGCATCGCGGATATGCGAAGGCGATTACGCTTTAATCAGCGAGGCCGTTTCACCGGGCTTTGAATATGCGGATAATGAAATCGCCACTGAGGAGCTGGTTCAGGAACTTTTCCCGGATATCAAACCGCAGCTGAACGAATCCATCAAACCAAAGAGGCAGAAGCATTGATAAAGATCTATATATCTCATAATCTTACTGAGACCTATCTTGTGAAAGGCCTACTGGAATCGCAAGAAATTGCCTGCAAACTGACAAACGAAAATTTATCCTCCTTACGAGGCGAGCTGCCCATGACAGCTGAGACAGCGCCAACTCTCTGGATACTGGATAAAGCGAAGTTTGATACAGCAAGAGCGATAATCGCTGAATATGAAGAGGCAAACAGGAGAAAGAGTACCGATGCCGCCAACTGGGTATGCAAAGTTTGCGGCGAAAAGTCTGAAGAGCAGTTTACAGAATGCTGGAATTGCCTGACCTCTCGAACGTAACCAGGAATATTAATAATGCTATCAGTCACGATGAGATAACAGCCATGAATCAAAACAGATTGCTTGATGCAAATATTAACCGTTCTGCCGAAGGACTTCGGGTTTTAGAGGATATTGCCCGCTTCAGCCTTGATAATCAAAAGCTTTCTTCAGCTATCCGCAGCCTGCGCCACCGGGTACGGGACCTGTTCAAAGGCCGGGAAC includes:
- a CDS encoding cupin domain-containing protein — encoded protein: MTPNDIIILLNLEPHPTEGGYFRRTYESDLRCNTKNGERVLLTSIYYMLTQGSPVGFLHRNESDIIHFYQLGASIKYTLISPDGVLSEKILGPNIVHGESLQLLVPGGWWKASRICEGDYALISEAVSPGFEYADNEIATEELVQELFPDIKPQLNESIKPKRQKH
- a CDS encoding DUF2007 domain-containing protein; its protein translation is MIKIYISHNLTETYLVKGLLESQEIACKLTNENLSSLRGELPMTAETAPTLWILDKAKFDTARAIIAEYEEANRRKSTDAANWVCKVCGEKSEEQFTECWNCLTSRT